From the genome of Candidatus Eremiobacteraceae bacterium:
ATCATACGCCAGTATAACGCCCCGTGCAACCCGAGCGTTGCGTCGGACGCGCATCCAGTTGCTTCCTTTATCGTATCCTCATCGCCGAGGCGGCGACCGGCGCAGGCGCGAACGCGCCGGCATGGACGGCGAAACGCTGCCCGTTCGGCCGCTCGGCCGGACCGGCGAATTCGTGACCGCGCTGGGGCTCGGCGGCGAGGGCGTATTGCGCTCGTTCGCGCGCGACGAGCAGGCTCGCGACGTCATCGAAGCCGCGCTTGACGAAGGCGTCACGTATTTCGATTGCGCTCGCGCGTACGCCGGAAGCGAGCAGTACTATGGCGCGGCACTGGGAGCTGCTCGCGACCACATCTTCTTATGTTCGAAAGCCCACGACCGTTCGTTCGCCGGCGCGCTCGAATCGCTCGATCAGACGCTGGCGAACATGCGCACCGATCATCTGGATCTGTGGCAGTTGCACGACGTACGCACCGAGGAGGACCTCGACCTGCTCGATGGCGAGCGCGGCACGTATGCCGCGTTCGCGCGTGCCAAGCGCGAGGGCAAGGCGCGTTTCATCGGCATCACCGGGCATTACGACCCACAGGTCATGCTCGCGGCGATCCAACGCTTCGCGTTCGACACGGTGATGCTACCGGTCAACCCGTGCGAGGCGACGGTGGATTCGTTCGCATCGGTCGTGATCCCGGAGGCGGCGGCGCGCGGCATGGGCATCATCGGGATGAAGGTGCTCGGCCGGGGCTTGCTTTTGGGGATGAAGGAGGATCCGCCGGTGGAGGCGCTGATCGACTACGCGCTGTCGGCGCCGATATCGGTCGCCATCATCGGCTGCGACGACGTTGCGCAGGTGCATGCAGCAGCGCGTGCGGCACGCGCGTTCGCGCCGATGTCCGCCGAACATCAGCGCGCGCTTGAGAAACGTCTGAGCGCGGAGAGCAAACGCACGCTGTATTACAGACGGAGCGTCAGTCGTCCATGAGCTTGCGCGTGAAGTAGATCATCTCCAGCGCGGTCGTGTGGGCTCGCTCGTTGAGGTTGGCGCCGGCGCCGTGGCCGCCTTCGGTCACTTCATAGAAGTAATACGGGATGCCCATCGCCTGGAGCTTGGCCGCAAATTTGCGCGCGTGCTGCGGGCCCACGCGATCATCTTTGGTCGTCGTCCAGATCAGCGGCTGCGGGTAGGCGACTCCGGGCTTGATATTGTTGTACGGGGAGATCGAGGCCAGGAACGCGCGCTGCTCCGGGTTTGAGACGCTGCCGTACTCGGCGACCCACGAAGCGCCGGCTGCGATCTGCTCGTAGCGCAGCATGTCGAGCAGCGGCACCTGGATGTCGACGGCATTCCACAATTCCGGATGCTGCGTGAATTCGACGCCCATCAGCAAGCCGCCGTTCGAACCGCCCTGGATGCCGAGCCGGCGAGGACTGGTGATCTTTCTCGCGATCAGGTCTTGCGCGACCGCTGCAAAATCATCGTAGATGCGTTGGCGGTGCACCGTCAGACCTGCATCGTGCCACGCCGGACCGAATTCGCCGCCCCCGCGGATGTTGGCCAGCACGTAGACGCCGCCGCGCTCCAGCCACAGCTTGCCGAGAAGCCCCGAGTACGCCGGGGTCTCGGAGATCTGGAATCCACCGTACGCGTACAGGATCGTCGGATTCGAGCCGTCGAGCTTCATCTGCTTTGGATGGACGATGAAGTAGGGGATCTGCGTGCCGTCTTCGGACGTCGCTTCGTGCTGCTCGACGACGTCGCCGGATGCGTCGAATCTCGCCGGCGACGCTTTTGTCATGGCAAGCGATCCGCTGCCGGCGTCGGTGAGCCACAGCGACGTGGGCGTGAGGAAGCTCGTCACGTACAAGAAGGCGTTCTCGTCGTGCTGATCGGCGGCTGCCAGCGAGATCGCGGAGTTGTCGGCAAGCGCCAGCTGCCGCTTCGACCAGCCGCCGTTCGCGAGCGGCGTGTACACGTAGGCGCGACCTCTCACGTTGTCCAGCGTGGTGATGATCAGATGTGCGCGCGTATCGTCGACGCCGTCGAGCGATTCGCGAGGGCCGGGGGCATAGACGAGCGTGGGCACGAGGTGTTCAGGGTCGGCCGTCACCGCGGCCAGATCGAGTGAAACGAGAGAGCCTTGTATGAACGCGGTGCCGTTCACGGCCCAGTCCTGCCGCAGACGCAAGAGCAGGCGCCCCGCGATCATCGCGCTGACGTCCGCTTTGGGCGGGACCTCTAACTTGCGAGTGCCGGCAGATGTGACCAGATAGTACTCGCTGGTGAAAAATGTCGTATTGCGGACGATCATCACCGCACGGTGTCCCTGGCCGTCGTGCAGCGCGAACGGTGAGACGCCGACGTCGCTTGGCATTCCGCGGAAGACTTCGGTCGCGCCGGCGAGCGGCTGCCCCCGCTTGAGGCGCTTGACGACGTATGGATAACCGGAGGTCGTCATCTCGCCCGGGTTCCATTCGCGTGCTGCCAGCAGCGTGTCGCCGTCTTCCCAGGCGACGTCTTGCTTGCCGCGCGGCAGGACGAAACCGCCGGCTGGGAACTGCTCGTTCGTCAGATCGAATTCGCGGATGGTGTCCGCGTCTTCGCCGCCGTCGGACAGGTGGAGGAGACAACGCCGTTCCTGAGGCCAGTAGCAATCGGCGCCGTGCCACACCCAATTGGCGTTCTCGGACTTTGCCAGTGCATCGAGATCGAGGACCGTATCCCACGCGGGCGAGGTCTTGGAATAGTCGGCGAGCGTCGTGCGCCGCCAGATCCCGCGCACGTGATTATTATCCTGCCAATAATTGAAAATCTGGCTCTGGATGAATTCCGGCGCCGGGATGCGATCCTTCGCTTCTGCGATCTTCAGCGCGTTTGCGTAAAACTCGGCGAAACGCGGATCCTTCTCGAGCACGCCGAGCGTCTTCGCGTTCTCGGCCTCCACCCACGCCATCGCCTTGGCGCCGTGCACGTCTTCGAGCCAGATGTACGGGTCGGTCGCTTCGGCGCTTGGCGCCGATGGACTCCCTGCTGCCGCAGGTGAAGCGGACGGAGCCGGCGTCGTCGCTGCCGCCGAAACGCTCGCAAGGAGCGCGAGAAGCGAAAGCCCGATAATGAGATAGCGAACCATACTACGAAGCACGACGCGTGGTCCGTGCGAGGGCATCTGCTTCTTCGCTGAGCAGCTCGCTGCAGATCGCCATCGCGGCGCGCACGCCGCTCGACGCCGCGAGGATCACCTGATGCACGTTTGTGACCGCGTCGCCGGCCGCGTAGCAGCCGCGGATATTGGTCCGGCCCTTGTCATCGACGACGATGGAACCCCACCAACCGGCTTTGCATCCGAGCGACTTCGCGATCCCGCAGCTCTGGCGCAGCGGAGCAGAGAGGAACAGCGCGTCGCACTCGATGCGCCTGCGGTCTTCGAATTCGAGCTCTTTGAGCGCGCCCTTGTCGTTGCCGACGAGCCGCCTGATCGGCCCCTTGATGAGCCGGCAGTGCGTCGCCTCGAGCCAACGGCGCTGTTTCGGACTCACGGTCAGCGATCCGTCCTCGGTGCACACGGTGAGGTGTTTGCTCCAACCGTAGAGCTCTTGTGCGAGGCCGACCGCCGCCTTCGCATTGCCGTACACCGCGATCTTGCGATCGCGGAATTCCCAGCCGTCGCAGAACGGGCAGACGAAGACGCTCTTACCCCACAGCTTGTCGAGATTCTTGATGCTGGGCAGTCTATCCCGAAGCCCGTTGGCGAGCAGCAGGCGCCTGCCGGCGAACTGCTCGCGGGATTCCGCCGTGACCACGAATCCGTGGGCCGTGCGCTTCGCGCGCTTGACCGTCGCCGTGACGAGCTTCACGTTCGGATAGTGTTTGAGTTCGGCGCGGGCGAGATCGAGCAGCTTTGCCGGCGGCGTGCCATCGCGCGACAAGAAGCCGTGCATCCGCTCGGCGACCGCATTGCGAGGTTTGCCTGCGTCGAGGATCAGCACGTCGCGGCGGGCGCGCCCGAGCACGAGCCCCGCATTGAGTCCGGCCGCCCCGCCTCCGACGATGATCACGTCATACGGAGGCACGGCGCTACGCGACGAAGTCGACATCCGCAACAGCCGGGATCACGCCGGCCTGCGCGCCGCGTTCCAAGAACAGCCTGATGCTTGCCCGGCCGTCCTCGCCCAGATCGACCGTGCGCCGGTTGACGTACATGCCGACGAACGTGTCGGCCGTCTTGGCCTCCATGCCGCGCGCGTAACGCAGCGCCCAGGCCAGCGCTTCGTCTCGATGCGCCAGCCCGTATTCGATGCTCGCTTTGAGCTCGCGCGACGCGCGCTTTTTCACGTCGTCCGGCAGCGAGCGCTTGATCGTGTTGACCCCGAGCGGCAGCGGCAAGCCGGTCTGCTCGAACCACCACGTGCCGAGGTTGACGATCGAGCGCAAACCGTGCTGCTCGTGGGTGAGCTGGCCCTCGTGGATGAGCAGGCCGTAGCGCGCATCTCCGGCGGCGACGGCTTCCATGATCTGGTCGAACGGCATGACGACAGGCGTGAAGTCGCCGACACAAAGCCGCAGCGCGAGGTAGGCGCTGGTCATGAGCCCGGGGACAGCGATGGTCGCGCCGCGCAACTCGTCGAGCCCGATCTGCTCGCGTGCGACGACCATCGGGCCGTAGTCGCGCTCGCCCATCGACGCTCCATGATTGAGGATCGCGTACTTGTCGGCGACATACGCGTAGGCGTGGACCGAGATCGCCGTCGTGTCGAGCTTGCCCTCGCGCGCCCACTCATTGAGCGTCTGGATATCTTTGAGGATATGCTCGTACGCGAGCGCGCCGTCGCCGACTTTGCCGGCGGCCAGAGCGTAGAACATAAATGCGTCGTCAGAGTCGGGCGAGTGGCCCAGCGTCAGGGTCTTGGTCATCATCGCGCGTGCGCTTCGCGCAGGACCATGCCTTCCCCGCCCCTAAACACCTAAGCCCATGACTGACGAAGAGACCACTGCGGCAGCGGCGGACGGTCGAATGAATTCGACCGCTCCAACGCCTGCCGTGAATTCGGCCGCTCCGGCGACTGAGACCGCTGAATACCCCGTCACCGAAGAGGTCGTGCGCGAGGCGCTGCGCAGCGTCGTCGATCCCGAGATCGGCCTCGACATGGTGAGCCTCGGATTGCTCTACGGCGTCGCGGTCGACGGATCGAAGGTGAAAGTCACGATGACGCTCACCACGCCCGCCTGCCCAGTGGGTCCGATGTTCGTCAATGCGGTGCACCAAGCGGTGATGGCGATCCCAGGCGTCTCCGAATGCGACGTCGATCTGACGTTCTCGCCGCCGTGGGATCCGCGCACCATGGCCAGCGACGAAGTCAAACTCCAAATGGGGTTCTATTATTGAGTTCGGTCGAATGAATTCGACCGCTCCATCCGACGGCGCCACCAGCGGCGCCGTTTGCGTTCGCAACCTGGTCAAGCGCTATGGCGCGGTCGTCGCCGTCGACGACCTTTCGTTCGACGTCGCGCCGGGCGAGTTCTTCGGGTTCCTCGGGCCCAACGGCGCCGGCAAGACGACGACCATCAACGCGATCGTCGGATTGGCGACGTTCCAATCCGGATCGATCAGCGTCTTCGGCGCCGACGCCGTCAAGCAGTTCCGCGCGGCGCGCTCGTACATCGGCCTCTCGCCGCAGGAGTTCAACTTCGACCGTTATCTGACGGTCGAAGAGATCCTCATCTATCAAGCCGGCTACTACGGCATCCCGCCGTCGCGGGCGAAACCGCGCGCCGAGGAGCTCATGGCGCAGTTCGAGCTGAGCGACCGCCGCACGTCGACGTACCTGCAGCTCTCGGGCGGATTCAAACGGCGCCTCGCGCTGGCGCGGGCGCTGGTGCACGAGCCGCGCCTGCTGATCCTCGACGAGCCCACCGCCGGACTCGACGTCGAACTGCGCATCGAGCTGTGGGAGTTCTTGCGGCGCATCAACGCGGGCGGCATGACGATCTTCTTGACCTCGCACTACCTCGAAGAGGTCGAGATGC
Proteins encoded in this window:
- a CDS encoding aldo/keto reductase, with protein sequence MDGETLPVRPLGRTGEFVTALGLGGEGVLRSFARDEQARDVIEAALDEGVTYFDCARAYAGSEQYYGAALGAARDHIFLCSKAHDRSFAGALESLDQTLANMRTDHLDLWQLHDVRTEEDLDLLDGERGTYAAFARAKREGKARFIGITGHYDPQVMLAAIQRFAFDTVMLPVNPCEATVDSFASVVIPEAAARGMGIIGMKVLGRGLLLGMKEDPPVEALIDYALSAPISVAIIGCDDVAQVHAAARAARAFAPMSAEHQRALEKRLSAESKRTLYYRRSVSRP
- a CDS encoding ABC transporter ATP-binding protein, giving the protein MNSTAPSDGATSGAVCVRNLVKRYGAVVAVDDLSFDVAPGEFFGFLGPNGAGKTTTINAIVGLATFQSGSISVFGADAVKQFRAARSYIGLSPQEFNFDRYLTVEEILIYQAGYYGIPPSRAKPRAEELMAQFELSDRRTSTYLQLSGGFKRRLALARALVHEPRLLILDEPTAGLDVELRIELWEFLRRINAGGMTIFLTSHYLEEVEMLCSRIGIINRGKLAALADKDTLIAKHGRGSLQDVFLELVGKGAEA
- a CDS encoding metal-sulfur cluster assembly factor, whose protein sequence is MTDEETTAAAADGRMNSTAPTPAVNSAAPATETAEYPVTEEVVREALRSVVDPEIGLDMVSLGLLYGVAVDGSKVKVTMTLTTPACPVGPMFVNAVHQAVMAIPGVSECDVDLTFSPPWDPRTMASDEVKLQMGFYY
- a CDS encoding MqnA/MqnD/SBP family protein; the protein is MMTKTLTLGHSPDSDDAFMFYALAAGKVGDGALAYEHILKDIQTLNEWAREGKLDTTAISVHAYAYVADKYAILNHGASMGERDYGPMVVAREQIGLDELRGATIAVPGLMTSAYLALRLCVGDFTPVVMPFDQIMEAVAAGDARYGLLIHEGQLTHEQHGLRSIVNLGTWWFEQTGLPLPLGVNTIKRSLPDDVKKRASRELKASIEYGLAHRDEALAWALRYARGMEAKTADTFVGMYVNRRTVDLGEDGRASIRLFLERGAQAGVIPAVADVDFVA
- a CDS encoding prolyl oligopeptidase family serine peptidase — its product is MLRSMVRYLIIGLSLLALLASVSAAATTPAPSASPAAAGSPSAPSAEATDPYIWLEDVHGAKAMAWVEAENAKTLGVLEKDPRFAEFYANALKIAEAKDRIPAPEFIQSQIFNYWQDNNHVRGIWRRTTLADYSKTSPAWDTVLDLDALAKSENANWVWHGADCYWPQERRCLLHLSDGGEDADTIREFDLTNEQFPAGGFVLPRGKQDVAWEDGDTLLAAREWNPGEMTTSGYPYVVKRLKRGQPLAGATEVFRGMPSDVGVSPFALHDGQGHRAVMIVRNTTFFTSEYYLVTSAGTRKLEVPPKADVSAMIAGRLLLRLRQDWAVNGTAFIQGSLVSLDLAAVTADPEHLVPTLVYAPGPRESLDGVDDTRAHLIITTLDNVRGRAYVYTPLANGGWSKRQLALADNSAISLAAADQHDENAFLYVTSFLTPTSLWLTDAGSGSLAMTKASPARFDASGDVVEQHEATSEDGTQIPYFIVHPKQMKLDGSNPTILYAYGGFQISETPAYSGLLGKLWLERGGVYVLANIRGGGEFGPAWHDAGLTVHRQRIYDDFAAVAQDLIARKITSPRRLGIQGGSNGGLLMGVEFTQHPELWNAVDIQVPLLDMLRYEQIAAGASWVAEYGSVSNPEQRAFLASISPYNNIKPGVAYPQPLIWTTTKDDRVGPQHARKFAAKLQAMGIPYYFYEVTEGGHGAGANLNERAHTTALEMIYFTRKLMDD
- a CDS encoding NAD(P)/FAD-dependent oxidoreductase, with amino-acid sequence MIIVGGGAAGLNAGLVLGRARRDVLILDAGKPRNAVAERMHGFLSRDGTPPAKLLDLARAELKHYPNVKLVTATVKRAKRTAHGFVVTAESREQFAGRRLLLANGLRDRLPSIKNLDKLWGKSVFVCPFCDGWEFRDRKIAVYGNAKAAVGLAQELYGWSKHLTVCTEDGSLTVSPKQRRWLEATHCRLIKGPIRRLVGNDKGALKELEFEDRRRIECDALFLSAPLRQSCGIAKSLGCKAGWWGSIVVDDKGRTNIRGCYAAGDAVTNVHQVILAASSGVRAAMAICSELLSEEADALARTTRRAS